The genomic segment TTAATGGCAGATCAAAATATTGGAAATATTACACTTGAAGAGGCTTTGAATTTATTCTTGCTTCCTAAAAATTTAGGAGATTATAAAGGAGAAGAAGTAGAGGTAAGTAATGGTCGTTACGGTCCTTATGTACGTCACGGAAGTGTATTTATTTCGTTACCTCGAGGAGAAGATCCTTTGAGTGTTACAAAAGAAAGAGCTCAGGAGTTAATTGATGAAAAAGCTCTTGCAGATGCTCCAATTGCTACTTATAAAGGAGAAGCTGTTCAAAAAGGAGTGGGACGTTTTGGTCCTTTCATTAAATGGAATGGCCTTTTTGTAAACGTAAGTAAAAAATACAATTTTGATAATTTATCTCAGGCAGATGTTGAGGAGTTAATTGAAGATAAATTACAGAAGAACATAGATAAAGTTCTTCATAATTGGGAAGAAGAAGGAATTGTAGTTGAAAAAGCACGCTGGGGACGTTCGGTTATTTTAAAAGGAAAAATCAAAATTGAATTAAGTAAAGATGTTGATGCGACAAAATTAACATTGGCTGAAGTTCAGGAAATGATTGAGAAAAAAGCACCAGCAAAGAAAACAGCAGCAAAAAAAACAACAACAGCTAAAAAAGCTCCGGCAAAAAAAGCAGCAGCAAAAAAGAAATAAAGAATGGAATTTGATTTTCTAGAGCCTTTAAATGATGGAATTTTAAAATTCATTAGTTCATTGTCATCACAAGAACTGGGAAGTAAAATTGTATTGCATACTCAGGATCAATTTCCGGATATCAGCAAAATTAATATTGCAATTGTTGGAGTTTTAGAAGACCGACGCAATATTAACATGGTAAATGAAGTTAATCTAAATGCTGTTCGTAAGAAGCTTTACGGAATGTTTCCAGGTAACTGGGATGCTTCGATTGCTGATTTAGGAGATATTCTTGCAGGGGATACTGTAGAGGATACTTATTTTGCAGTTAAGAAGGTAACTTCTACATTAATTAAGAATAAAGTCATTCCTATAGTTCTGGGAGGTTCGCAGGATTTGACATACGCTTTGTATCGTGCATATGATGATTTAGAGCAAATGGTTAATATGGTTTCTGTTGATAACAGGTTTGATTTTGGTAAAGAAAATGAATCAGTTTCGGCTAATTCTTATCTGACAAAAATTATAATTGATGAGCCTAATAACCTTTTTAATTACTGTAATATAGGATATCAAACCTATTATAATTCACAGGAAGAAATTGATTTAATTGAAAAATTGTTCTTTGATGCTTACCGTTTAGGTGAGATTTCAAATAAAATTGCACTGGCAGAGCCGGTTTTTAGAGATGCTGATTTAGTAAGTATAGATTTAAACTCAGTAAAATCTTCTGCTTCAGGTAATATGATTTCGTTTGAACCCAATGGTTTCAAAGGAAAAGAGATTTGTTCTTTGGCAAGATATGCAGGAATAAGTGATAAAGTATCTTCTTTTGGAGTCTTTAATCATAATAGTACAGTTTCAGAAGCGCCTATTATGGCTCAGATAGTTTGGTATTTTATTGAAGGATATCACTATCGCTCAAAAGAATACCCTTTTGGCAGCAGAACAAATTATTTAAAATATATTGTACCGCTTGAAGAAGAAGAGCTGGTATTTTATAAAAGTGACAAAACAGAACGATGGTGGATCGAAATTCCATTTGAAACAAACGGCAGCAATAAACTAAAAAGAAATACGTTATTACCGTGTTCTTATGAAGAATATTTGAGCGCTTGTAATCAGGAATTGCCAGAAAGATGGTGGAAAGCACAGCGAAAAAACGCTTTGTAAATTAAAATTTTAATGAAAATCTTAATTTTTTAAGTTTTTTCAAAAATAAGTTAAAAAATTTAGTAAGATAAGGTTTATATATTATAAAATTTAACGTTTTACGTCGATTTTTTTAATCAGTTTATCGATGAAATATTTTTTTTTTATTTTATTTAACATTATTTTTGAACGGTAAAATAAATTTCGCAAGTAGTATTGTTTTTTAGATAAATAATAAATACGTTTACGGACTTTTAATAATGAATAGATAATCCCAAATTTATATGAAGAAGTTTATTGCATTTACAGCAATGTTAACACTAGTAATCGGCTGTGGTAAGTCAAGTGACAAAGGTGAATTAGTTGGTGTTGCAGGAGGGAAATGGCATCCTGAAAAACCTTATGGAATGACATTAGTTCCGGGTGGATCTTTTATTATGGGTAAAGCAGATGCTGATTTAGCTAACGTAGAAGACGCTCCAACAAAAACAGTAACAGTTCGTTCATTTTATATGGATGAAACTGAGATTACTAACAGCGAATATCGTCAGTTTGTAGAATGGGTAAAAGATTCTACAATGAGAGTTCGTCTTGCTATTTTAGCAGATGAAACAGGACAAAAAAGTACTGGAGGTAAAGGAAGTAAAGGTGGCAGTATTGCTGATTATGCATTTAATGATTCAGAGCCAGATAAAATGACGGCTTACGATAAATATATGTATGATAACTACTATAGTGTAGGAACAAAAGATGATCCTTATGCTGGTAGAAAATTAAATAAAAAAGTTAAATTAATCAGAGACACTAAAGCTTATCCGGATGAGTATTATGCTGAAGTAATGGACTCTATGTATTTACCAATTGAAGAATCATATAATGGTTTAAGAACAATTGATGTAAATAAATTAAAATTCCGTTATTCTTGGATGGATATTCAGGCTGCAGCAAAAGCTAAAGTTGGAAAAAGAAAAGACTTCGTTAAAACTGAGCAGGTTAATGTTTATCCTGATACAACAGTTTGGATTAAAGATTTCTCATATTCATATAATGAACCAATGCACAACGATTACTTCTGGCATAAAGCTTATGGAGATTATCCAGTAGTAGGTGTAACTTGGAAACAAGCAAAAGCTTTCTGTGCTTGGAGAACATTAAATAAAAACAGCTATATTAAATCTAAGAAAAAAGGGCGTGACCTGGTTAATGCTTTCAGACTTCCAACAGAAGCAGAGTGGGAGTATGCTGCAAGAGGTGGTCTGGAATCAGCTACTTATCCTTGGGGTGGTCCTTATACTAAGAGTGACAGAGGATGCTTTATGGCAAACTTCAAACCGAACAGAGGAGATTACGCTGCAGATGAGGCTTTATATACTGTTGAAGCAAAATCTTATGAGCAAAACGGTTACGGATTATACAATATGGCAGGAAACGTATCTGAGTGGACAGATTCAGCTTATAATCCAAATGCATATGAGTACGTATCTACAATGAACCCTAACGTAATTGACGGAAAAAACCAAAGAAAAGTGGTTCGTGGAGGTTCTTGGAAAGACGTTGCTTACTTCCTTCAAGTAAGTACTCGTGACCACGAATATGCTGATTCTGCAAGAAGTTACATTGGTTTCAGAACTGTACAAGATTACATGGGAACTCAGGTAACTGGAAACGGAACTAATAAAAAGAAATAGTAATTTATAATTAAATCAATACAATAACCAAATCGAATCTATTTTAAAATTAAAACCTAAAAAAAAATTATTATGGCATTATTAAGTAAAAAAGCAATGAATTTCGCTTATGGTATGGGAGCGGCAGTAGTAATCGTTGGAGCTTTATTCAAAATTACGCACTTTGAAATTGGACCTTTAACAGGAACAGTTATGCTTTCAGTTGGTTTGTTAACTGAAGCTTTAATTTTCGCGTTATCTGCTTTTGAACCAGTTGAAGACGAATTGGATTGGACTCTTGTTTACCCAGAATTAGCTAACGGACAAGCTAGAAAAAAAGAGGATAAAGCTGAGTCAACTGATGCCCAAGGTTTATTATCTCAAAAATTAGATGCAATGTTAAAAGAAGCTAAAGTTGACGGTGAGTTAATGGCTAGCTTAGGAAACAGCATCAAAAATTTCGAATCTGCTGCTAAAGGAATTGCTCCAACTGTAGATTCAATCGCAGGTCAAAAGAAATATTCTGAAGAATTATCTCTTGCTGCTGCACAAATGGAATCATTAAACAGTTTATATAAAGTACAATTAGAAAGTGCATCTAGAAATGCTGAAGCTAACAAAGAGATTGCTGAAAATGCATCTAAATTAAAAGAGCAAATGGCTTCTATGACTGCAAATATCGCTTCTTTAAACAGCGTTTACGGTGGTATGCTTTCTGCAATGAGTAACAAAGGATAATTAGTTTTTGACTATTATATTTAGAGTATTAATAAAAAACTAATTAGGAAAAAATGGCAGGAGGAAAATTAACCCCTAGACAGAAGATGATTAACCTGATGTATCTGGTTTTCATCGCAATGTTAGCAATGAACGTATCAAAAGAAGTTATTTCAGGTTTTGGTTTATTTAACGAAAAATTTGAGGCTTCAAATACAACATCTATTACCAATAATACTTCTTTATTAGCAGCTTTAGATCAAAAAGCAGCTGAGGCTAAAGGAGAATTCGCCGTAGCAGCGGAAACAGCTCATAAAGTTGAAGCTATTTCGAAAGACTTTTATGCATATTTAGGAACTTTAAAAGCTCAGTCTATCAAAGGATTTGAAGTTGATAAAGAGACTGGAAAATTGCCTTACGAAGCTATGGACAGAGGTGATAATATCGATGACTGGTTTACAGGAGACGGTTACACTAAAAAAGGTAATGAAATCATTGCTAGAATTCAGAAATATAAAGCTGATTTTAAAGCAGCTTTAGGAACTGATAAAAAATATGCTAACATTATTGCAGAAGTTGAGAAGAAATTTGATGTTTCTGACGTTAAAAACAAAGAAGGTATAAAAGAAAAATACTTAGCTTACCACTTTAAAGGTTTCCCTGCAATCGCATCTGCTGCTAAACTTTCAGCTTGGCAGAATGACGTTCAAAAAGCAGAGACTGATGTTTACAATAGTGCTTTAGGAAAAGCGGCAGTTCAGGCAGCTTCTTACAGTAACTATCAGGCAATTGTGGTTTTAGATAAAAATGCTTATTTCCAAGGAGAAAAAGTAACTGGTAAAGTAGTTTTAGGTCGTTATGACGAAAACACAAAACCAACTTCTTTCCAAGGACCTGGTCAAATTGTAAACGGACAAGCTGTTATCTCTTTAACTGCTGGTGGAGTTGGAGAACAAAACATCAACGGACAATTTACATTCTTAGAGGATGGAAAAAACATTCCGCTTAAATTCGCTGGAAAATACGTTGTAGTTCCAAGACCAAATTCAGCTACTATTTCTGCTGATAAAATGAACGTAGTATATAGAGGAGTTGTTAACCCAATCTCTGTATCGTTTGCTGGTGTTGCTGACAATAAAGTTCAAGCTAGCGCACCTGGATTATCTTCAGCTGGAAAACCTGGAAAATATAACATGAGCCCTGGTTCTGGTACAGAAGCTACAATTTCTGTTACAGGAACATTACCAAACGGTGACAAAGTTACAGATAAGAAAACATTCAGAATTAAAGGTATTCCTGGACCAACAGGAACAATCAGAGGAGAAATGGGAGTTGTTAAAGGTCCTAGATCTAACTTAGAGATTGCTACAATTGGTGCTAAATTACTTGATTTTGATTTTGAAGTTGGTTTAGATGTTGTTGGATTTAATATGAAAATTGCTGGACAGCCTACAGTTGTTGTTACTGGTAACAGATTAAATGCACAATGTAAACAAGTTCTTTCTAGAGCTGGTAAAGGAGACCAAGTTACTATTTCTGAAATTAAAACTAAACTTGTTGGAGCTGGCAGCTATTTATTACCAAGAACTGCTCCGGTAATTTACGAAATACAATAATTTGTAGTGAAAACTACGTTCAATATCTTATAATGATACCACGATGAAAGTAAGAAATTTTTTAATAGCTATTGTCTCTATTGCTGGAGGTTTTGCGTCTAATGCGCAATCAAATTTGCTAAATGCGAAGACACCAGCTCAAATTGGACTTAAAACTCCTGCGCAGCTTATCTCTGATAATGACAAGCCATTAGCTTATGGATATGTAGATGATAGAGATATCTTGATGGGAAAAACTACTTGGGAGATTATTGACTTAAATGAGAAAATAAATTTTCCACTTTACTTTCCGGTAGATACTGCTAATATTGGTTCTGATAGACGTTCTCTTTATGATGTTTTGACGAAAGCCGTAAGAAAAGGCAAAATAACTGAGGTTTATTCTGATAGTTATTTCAATACTAAAAAATCTATGAAAGACATCGAAGGTGCATTGTCTCGTATTGATACAACTGATGCTGGTAGAGAGCTTATCAACCAATACCCAGATGACTACAAAACACGTGTAGTGAAGAAAAAAGTAGTTACTGGAACTGGTAAAAAGAAAGTTGTTACTTATGTTGATGAAACAGTTCCTCCTTCAAGAACAGTTCCTGCTGAATATATCTTAAAACAAGATCTTACAGCTGCTGATGTTAGTCAGTATAAAATTAAAGGATACTGGTATTTTGACAAACGTCAGAGTGAGTTAAAATATCGTTTACTTGGAATTTGTCCTGTAACTCCGGACGTTTATACAATGAATAGTGACGAGAAGGATTACATCGAATTGTTTTGGGTTTTCTTCCCAAATTCAAGAGATGTTCTGCATGAAGCTAAAGCTTTTAATGACAGCAATTCTGCTCTGCCAATTTCATTCGATCAAATTTTAAATTCAAGACGTTTTAATGCAATTGTTTATAAAGAAGAAAACTTGTATCAAGATCGTGAGATTAAAGATTACATGAAAGACAATGCTCAAAACCAATTGTTAGAATCTGAAAGAGTAAAAGAGAAGATTCGTAACTTCGAACAAGATATGTGGAACTACTAAGTTTCAGTATTAAATAATATAAAAAACTCTTGCTACAACTAGTAGTAAGAGTTTTTTGCTTTATAGAGATTAGAAAATATTATATGCTGAATTTAAAAACTTTCTATTATTTGAAAAGCTTTATACGATATTAATTTGCCTGACATTTTTTTAAAATCAATTATTTTTTGTAACTTTCTGTTTTATAGTGTTTTGTGTTGTATTTTGTAAGAAGTAATTTGTAAATCAAGTTTATTAATCTGGTAAATAAATTTATTTGTAGGAAAATTACAATATAAAACTTCAAATTGCGTTTATTTTATTATAAAAAAAGATAATATGATGAAAGTGAAAGTTTTTTTAATGGTTATTGTTTTTGCGATGTGCTTTATCAACTCAAATGCACAGTCTAATTTATTGAATGCAAAGACGGCAGATCAAATAGGTAAAAAGAATGCGGCTCAATTAATCTCTGATAATGACAAGCCATTAGCTTATGGATATGTTGATGACAGAGATATCCTGATGGCAAAAACTACTTGGGAAATTGTTGATTTAAACGAAAAAATAAATTTTCCTTTATATTTTCCGGTTGATACCGTTAATATAGGGTCAGACAGACGTTCGCTCTATGATGTTTTAACTAAAGGTATTAGGCAAGGCAGAATTACCGAAGTTTATACAGACAGTTATTTCAATACAAAGAAATCTATGAAAGACATAGAAGGCTCTTTAACCCGTATTGATACAACAGATGCAGGTAGAGAGCTTATCAATCAATATCCTGATGATTACAAAACACGTGTTGTCAAGAAAAAAGTAGTTACAGGTACCGGGAAGAAAAAATCGGTTACATATGTTGATGAAACCGTGGGGCCAAAAAGAACTGTTCCTGCTGAATATATCTTAAGACAAGATCTTACCGCTGCAGATGTTAGCCAATATAAATTAAAGGGATATTGGTATTTTGATAAACGTCAAGGTGAATTGAAATATCGTTTACTTGGAATTTGTCCTGTAACTCCTGACGTGTATACGATGAACAGTGATGAAAAAGATTATATAGAATTATTTTGGGTCTTTTTTCCTAATGCAAGGGAAGTGTTACACGAAGCAAAAGCCTTTAATGATAATAACTCAGCTTTGCCTATTTCATTTGATCAGGTTCTAAATTCAAGAAGATTTAATGCGATCATTTACAAAGAAGAAAATATGTATGGTGACCGTGAAATTAAAGATTATATGAAAGACAATGCACAGAATCAATTACTAGAATCGGAAAGGGTAAAAGAGAAGATTCGTAATTTTGAAGAAGATATGTGGAACTACTAAGCTCCTAAATTACATTATAAGAGAAACTCTTACTACCTTTGTAGCAAGAGTTTTTTTATTTATTTCTATTGCAAATGCTTGATTATTTAATTGTCGGGTCTGGATTGGCCGGTATTTCTTTTGCCGAAGTGGCGCTTAAAAACAACAAAACTATTTTGGTTGTTGATGACAAATCTCAAAATTCTTCGAGAATTGCCGGAGGATTGTATAATCCGGTTATTTTGAAGCGTTTCAGTGAAGTTTGGAATGCTAAAGAGCATTTGGTTTTAATGAATGAATTTTATGATCAGGTAGAGGATAAATTAAATGAAAAATTTAATTTTAAAATGCCCATCTTAAGAAAATTCTTTTCCGTTGAAGAACAAAATAATTGGTTTGCCGCTTCTGACAGAATTAATTTAGCGCCTTTTTTATCTACGAAACTAATTACTAAAAAGTATCAAAGTATTGATTCTCCGTATGATTATGGAGAAGTTCTGCAAACGGGTTATGTTAAAACCAGACAATTACTAGAAAGCTATAAAGCTTATTTAAAAGAGAATAATTTACTTTTGGAAGAATCTTTTCATAGTTCTTTCATAGATTTTATAGATTCAGGAGTTCAGTATAAAAATATAAAAGCCCGTCATATCATATTTGCAGAAGGGTTTGGATTGCATAAAAACCCTTATTTTAATTATTTACCTTTAGATGGTACAAAAGGAGAGTTGTTTTTAATAAATGCTCCTGATTTAAAATTAGATCTAATTGTGAACACAAGTGTATTTATTCTGCCTGTGGGGGGAAATCTATACAAAGTTGGTGCGACCTATAACTGGCATGATAAAACAGATCTTCCTACAGAAGAAGGGAAAAAAGAACTTGTCGATCGTATAAAGGAAATTATTAATTGCGATTTTGAGATTATAAAACACTTTGCAGGAGTGAGACCAACCGTAGCCGACAGAAGACCTTTAATTGGAACCCATGAAGCATACAGTTCAATTCATGTTCTTAACGGATTAGGCACACGTGGTGTTATGCTGGGGCCTGCATTAGCAAAAATGTTATATGAAAGTATTGAATATGGAACACCTATAGATCGCGAAGCCGACATAAAAAGATTTCACAAAAGGTATCTAAAATCTATTGCTCCTGACCGGCCTTAGGATCATATGAAATAAACATATTAATGTATAAATTCCTTGACAGCCGCAATACAACCGGAAACAATATTACCAAAGTAATAATTATCGTTACAAACGACTGACTGATAGTAGCTCCAAAAAAGACAAAAGAAACTATAAAAGCAGCAATTCCAACGGCAACATTCAAGGCATAACTTACATACATTGCGCCATAAAAAAAGAAGGTTCAATTTGATATTTTAAACCGCAATGACTGCAATTCTCATTCATTTTGAGAACATTATTCAAATGAAGCAGGTTTTTGTCTGAATACATGCTCTCTTTTTGGCATTTTGGACAACTTCCTGTTAAAATACTATTTAGTTTGGATCCTTTTTTTAACATTTGCAAAAAATTTAAACAAAGGTACGTTTTTCCGCCTTTTCTGCTGATAACAATAGTTATAAATTATGCTTAATATACACAATCTTTCGGTTTCGTTTGGAGGAACCTATTTATTTGAAGAAGTTACTTTTCGTTTAGGAGCCGGTGACCGGGTAGGTCTTGTTGGTAAAAACGGAGCAGGTAAATCGACAATGCTGAAAATGCTGGCAGGAGATTTTAAACCAGATTCTGGAGTTATTTCTCAGGAGAAAGATATTAAAATGGGTTTTTTACGTCAGGATATTGACTTTGAACAAGGAAGAACTGTTTTAGAAGAAGCATACGAAGCCTTTACAGATATTAAAGTTGTAGAGAAAAAGCTGGAAGAAATCAATCATCAATTGGTTACAAGAACCGATTATGAAAGTGAAGAATATGCCAAAATTATAGAAGATTTATCTGATTATACGCATCGTTTTGAACTTCTTGGAGGTTATAACTATGTGGGAGATACAGAAAAAATTCTTTTAGGACTTGGTTTTAAAAGAGAAGTTTTTAATAACCAGACTGAGACTTTTTCCGGAGGATGGAGAATGCGTATCGAATTGGCTAAATTATTATTGCAGTCAAATGACGTATTGCTTCTGGATGAGCCAACGAACCACTTAGATATTGAAAGTATTATTTGGTTAGAAAATTTCCTTCGTAATTATCCCGGAGTTGTGGTAATCGTATCGCACGATAAAATGTTCCTTGATAATGTAACCAATCGTACGATTGAAATTTCTTTAGGAAAAGCATACGATTTCAATAAACCATATTCTCAATATTTAGAATTGCGTCACGAAATCCGTGAAAAGCAATTAGCGACTCAAAAAAATCAGCAAAAGAAGATTGAAGAGACTGAAAAATTAATCGAAAAATTCCGTGCAAAAGCATCCAAAGCTTCGATGGCACAATCGCTGATAAAAAAGCTGGATAAAGTAGAAAGAATTGAGGTAGATGAAGATGATAATTCGGTGATGAATATTTCGTTTCCGGTTTCAAAAGAACCAGGAAAAGTTGTAATAGAAGCTGAGCACGTTACAAAAGCTTACGGAGATAAAACGATATTAAAAGACATTAGTTTACTGGTTGAGCGCGGAAGTAAAATTGCTTTTGTGGGACAGAACGGACAAGGGAAATCTACTTTTATAAAAGCGATTGTAAATGAATTTGAGTATCAAGGAAATATCAAGTTAGGACATAATGTGCAATTAGGATATTTTGCTCAAAATCAAGCGGAGTATCTTGATGGAGAAATCACATTATTGCAGACTATGGAAGATGCTGCTACAGATACAAATCGTATGAAAGTGCGTGATATGCTTGGAGCCTTTTTATTCCGTGGAGATGATGTAGAGAAAAAGGTAAAAGTACTTTCTGGAGGAGAACGTAACCGTTTGGCACTTTGCAAATTATTGTTACAGCCAATTAACGTTTTGGTAATGGATGAGCCTACGAACCACTTAGATATTAAATCTAAAAATGTTTTAAAAGCGGCACTTCAAAAGTTTGCAGGAACTTTATTGTTAGTTTCTCACGACAGGGATTTTCTTCAGGGAATGTCGAATATCGTTTACGAATTCAAAGATCAAAAAATCAAAGAATATTTGGGAGATATTAACTTTTTCTTAGAACAGCGCAATTTGGAAAACATGCGTGAAGTAGAGAAAAAAGATGTTGTAAAAGTTGCTGCGCCTAAAGAAAATACAAAAGCGTCATACGAAGACCAGAAAAAAGGAAAAGCACTTCAAAACCGTTTAAGCAAAATTGAAAGTCAGATTCAGCAATTAGAAAAAGACATTCAGCACGACGATAAAATGCTCGAAACCAATTATGACAAACATATTGAGGACGCTTCGTTTTTTACAGCATACAACAAAAAGAAACAAGATTTAGAACAATTGTTAATCGACTGGGAAGTTGTATCAGAAGAGATTGATAATTTTAATGCTTAATAGGTTTTCAGTCGCAGTTACAGTTTTTAGTTTCTGAAACACATTTTTTTATACTTACAGACCTTTGTCAAAGTTTCAAACTTTGACAAAGGTTTTTTTGTATCAGAAAAACCTAAAACCTAAAACCTAAAACCTGAAACAAAAAACTACTTAATCACTCCTATAGATTTAGAATGTGCAATAGCTTCGCTGCTTTCTTTAAAATAGCAAACTGCAACATCCAAAGATTCTAAATTTTTCATGATTTTTTTAACTTCCTTCTTTTTACTTTTTCCGGTTTGCCTTATGTAAACCGCGATAACAGTAACGGGGAATATTTTACAGATTCGTTCGTATAAAACAGGATCATGCTGAGAATCATCTCCCAATAAAACATATTTTAAATTAGGATAAAACTCTAAAACATGCTTTATTTTATCAAATTTATGATCGTGATTTCCTCTTCCGCTCATAAAGAAATCCGTAATTCCTCTTCGAATATCTTTTAATAAAATAACGGCTCGCGGCAAATTATGAATTTTAGTAAATTCTACGATAAACCGATACAGATTCCATTCGCTGCTCGAAACATAAAAAAAAGCATTTTCTTCCCCTTTATTATTTCTTCCCGCGGAACTTAAAGCCTGATAATGCGGAACTACATCTTTGAAAACTTTTCTGTCATTTACATTTTTAAAAAGTAAGATGTACATTTTCCTGAAGATATTCCGCGTATGCGAAATCAAGAAAGTATCATCAATATCAGAAATAATTCCTAAATTTCCTTTATGCGGACGTATAAAACTTCCTTTTGAAACAATATTTTTACCGCCATATTTAATGCTTACCTCGTATTCGATCCAGCCAAATTGAGTTTCTTTTTCAAGCGGAATGCAGAATTTAAAATAACCATCGTCGAGCGTTTTGGTATGGATTTCCTGTTTGCCGCATTTAAGATAAACATCAAAATTTTCGATAGTTTTTATTCTAAACTGATTGACAACAGAACGTGCATTTTTTAAGTTTTTCTTCTGAAAATCATAATCATACGTTCTCTTAAAGACATGCCCCATTACAATTAATTCCTCTTCATTGGCATAACCGCGATATAATTGTAAAATTGGTTTCATTAATTCCGTATATTTATATTACACTGTAAATTAATTATTTTAATTGATTTTTAAAAATAAAAACATTGAAAAAGAATATCATATTTGTTGTAAACCCAATATCTGGAGACCTTGATAAGTCAGATTTGATTGAGGCTGTTCAGGAGTTTGCGACAACAAATCATTTTGATTTAGAAGTTTATGAAACGACTGGTAAAAACGATTTAAGAGAGATAAAAGCACTGTATAATCAATATAAACCGGAACGAATTATTGTAGCCGGAGGCGACGGAACTATAAAAATGGTTGCAGAAGCAATGGAAGAACATGATGTTATTATTGGGATTCTTCCGGCAGGATCTGCAAACGGACTTTCGGTTGATTTAAACCTGCCGGCAGGAATTGAAGAAAACCTTAAAATTGCATTTCAGCACCATTACATCGAAATGGATATGATTTGTATTAATGGCAAAAAAAGCATCCATTTAAGTGATCTTGGTTTGAATGCCAATTTGGTTAAAAATTACGAACAGAGCGATGTAAGAGGTTTTTGGGGTTATGCTTTGCAGGCTTTTACGACTTTAACGGAATCTGACGAGCCTTTTGTGGCAACGATTTCTGCCAATAATAAAACGGTCGATCATGTAGCGAGAATGATTGTAATTGCGAATTCTCAAAAATACGGCACAGGAGTTATTATCAATCCGAATGGAGCAATGAACGATGGAAAGTTTGAACTGGTGATTTTAAAAAGCCTTGACTTACTCTTAATTGGTAAAATTATTACCGGAAATATGCCAATTGATTCTGATGACATTGTGATTATTTCGACAGATAAAGCTGAAATCAAAACAGATTATCCGGTTCATTTTCAGATTGATGGGGAATATTGTGGAGCACAAAATGCTTTAGAAATACATATTCTGCACAAGCAGATGAAACTGGCGGTTCCTTAAATATTAAAAATCTTTGGTAAATCTTTGACAAAGTTCTAAACTTTGTCAAAGTTATTATTTAA from the Flavobacterium sp. genome contains:
- a CDS encoding diacylglycerol kinase family protein, giving the protein MKKNIIFVVNPISGDLDKSDLIEAVQEFATTNHFDLEVYETTGKNDLREIKALYNQYKPERIIVAGGDGTIKMVAEAMEEHDVIIGILPAGSANGLSVDLNLPAGIEENLKIAFQHHYIEMDMICINGKKSIHLSDLGLNANLVKNYEQSDVRGFWGYALQAFTTLTESDEPFVATISANNKTVDHVARMIVIANSQKYGTGVIINPNGAMNDGKFELVILKSLDLLLIGKIITGNMPIDSDDIVIISTDKAEIKTDYPVHFQIDGEYCGAQNALEIHILHKQMKLAVP